In Kocuria turfanensis, a single genomic region encodes these proteins:
- a CDS encoding helix-turn-helix domain-containing protein, with translation MKALPIESTGHSAAVGSRLRNHRLRAHMTIDQLATAAGLTKGFVSRVERDITSPSVDSLVRMCQVLRIDVGAVFAGPADVELVRLADAPHVDLGGEGIEEQLITPTGQRKVQVIRARVAAGGRGEESMYSMDCETEVLHLISGRFRLMVPDRTYELEAGDTVSFPGTEPHTWENPGPEEAVLLWILGS, from the coding sequence GTGAAAGCCCTGCCCATCGAGAGCACCGGCCACTCCGCCGCCGTGGGCTCGCGCCTGCGCAACCACCGGCTGCGCGCCCACATGACCATCGACCAGCTCGCCACCGCCGCCGGCCTCACCAAGGGGTTCGTCAGCCGGGTCGAGCGGGACATCACGTCCCCCTCCGTGGACTCGCTGGTGCGCATGTGCCAGGTGCTGCGCATCGACGTGGGAGCGGTCTTCGCCGGCCCCGCCGACGTCGAGCTCGTCCGGCTCGCCGACGCCCCGCACGTGGACCTCGGCGGCGAGGGCATCGAGGAGCAGCTCATCACGCCCACCGGCCAGCGCAAGGTGCAGGTCATCCGGGCGCGCGTGGCCGCCGGGGGCCGCGGCGAGGAGTCGATGTACAGCATGGACTGCGAGACCGAGGTGCTGCACCTGATCAGCGGCCGGTTCCGGCTCATGGTCCCGGACCGCACCTACGAGCTCGAGGCCGGGGACACCGTGAGCTTCCCCGGCACCGAGCCCCACACCTGGGAGAACCCCGGCCCCGAGGAGGCCGTGCTGCTGTGGATCCTCGGCTCCTGA
- the speB gene encoding agmatinase: MNPERITTTGDDGTRVVGPVNAALTPRWAGLGTFARLPRTDEVEHTDIAVVGVPFDAGVSYRPGARFGSNHVRESSRLLRPYNPAQNVSPFAGKQVADAGDIVANPFDIGEAIEAIEAQAKELMGERTQLVAIGGDHTIALPLLRAAHSRHGKVALLHFDAHLDTWDTYFGAEYTHGTPFRRAWEEGLLDTDAACHVGTRGPLYGTQDLDDDARFGFGIVSSADVMRLGVDAVVAHLRERVGDRPLYVSLDIDVLDPAHAPGTGTPEAGGMTSREVLEILRGLRGTNVVGCDVVEVAPAYDHAELTGVAAAHVAYELITLLAMGPGAAPDGPAYGLAGHVYGSAAPEAGQGQR, from the coding sequence ATGAACCCCGAGCGCATCACCACCACCGGCGACGACGGCACCCGCGTCGTCGGTCCCGTCAATGCCGCCCTCACCCCGCGCTGGGCCGGGCTGGGCACCTTCGCCCGCCTGCCGCGCACCGACGAAGTGGAGCACACGGACATCGCCGTGGTCGGCGTGCCCTTCGACGCCGGGGTCTCCTACCGGCCCGGCGCCCGCTTCGGGTCCAACCACGTCCGGGAGTCCTCCCGCCTGCTGCGCCCGTACAACCCCGCGCAGAACGTCTCCCCCTTCGCCGGCAAGCAGGTCGCCGACGCCGGGGACATCGTGGCGAACCCGTTCGACATCGGCGAGGCGATCGAGGCCATCGAGGCCCAGGCCAAGGAGCTGATGGGCGAGCGCACCCAGCTCGTGGCCATCGGCGGGGACCACACCATCGCCCTGCCCCTGCTGCGCGCGGCCCACTCCCGCCACGGCAAGGTGGCCCTGCTGCACTTCGACGCGCACCTGGACACCTGGGACACCTACTTCGGCGCCGAGTACACCCACGGCACCCCGTTCCGCCGCGCCTGGGAGGAGGGCCTGCTCGACACCGACGCCGCCTGCCACGTGGGCACCCGCGGGCCCCTCTACGGCACGCAGGACCTCGACGACGACGCCCGCTTCGGCTTCGGCATCGTCTCCTCCGCCGACGTCATGCGGCTGGGCGTGGACGCCGTCGTGGCGCACCTGCGCGAGCGCGTCGGCGACCGCCCGCTCTACGTCTCCCTGGACATCGACGTCCTGGACCCGGCCCACGCCCCCGGCACCGGCACTCCGGAGGCCGGCGGGATGACCAGCCGGGAGGTGCTGGAGATCCTGCGCGGGCTGCGCGGCACGAACGTGGTGGGCTGCGACGTCGTCGAGGTCGCCCCCGCCTACGACCACGCGGAGCTCACCGGGGTGGCGGCCGCGCACGTGGCCTACGAGCTGATCACCCTGCTCGCCATGGGCCCCGGCGCGGCCCCCGACGGGCCCGCGTACGGGCTGGCCGGGCACGTCTACGGGTCCGCCGCGCCGGAGGCCGGGCAGGGGCAGCGGTGA